One stretch of Aquimarina sp. Aq107 DNA includes these proteins:
- a CDS encoding carbonic anhydrase family protein: MKAHTKETQAAITPQTALQLLKEGNQRFQQKHMADRDLLDQVNDTKSGQFPFATILSCIDSRVSSELIFDQGIGDIFSARVAGNFVNEDILGSMEFACKLAGTKLVLVLGHTACGAVKGACDDAKLGNLTALLSKIKPAVAAVTEPSDPAKRNSKNIDFVNEVAEQNVNMTIQNIKDQSEVLKEMEANGEIMIIGGMYDINDGSVTFYEN; encoded by the coding sequence ATGAAAGCACATACAAAAGAAACACAAGCGGCAATAACACCACAAACCGCACTACAATTATTAAAAGAAGGAAATCAAAGGTTTCAACAAAAGCATATGGCAGATAGAGATCTATTGGATCAGGTTAATGACACCAAGTCGGGTCAATTTCCATTTGCAACAATTCTTAGTTGTATAGATTCTAGAGTTTCTTCAGAGTTAATTTTTGACCAAGGAATAGGAGATATTTTTAGTGCAAGAGTAGCAGGTAATTTTGTGAATGAGGATATTTTAGGAAGTATGGAATTTGCTTGTAAACTTGCAGGAACTAAATTAGTACTGGTTTTAGGACATACAGCTTGTGGAGCGGTAAAAGGAGCTTGTGATGATGCTAAGTTAGGAAACCTTACAGCTTTATTAAGTAAAATAAAGCCTGCGGTAGCTGCTGTTACAGAACCATCTGATCCAGCGAAAAGAAATTCAAAAAATATAGATTTTGTAAATGAAGTTGCTGAACAAAATGTTAATATGACAATTCAAAATATTAAGGATCAGAGTGAAGTTCTTAAGGAAATGGAAGCTAATGGCGAGATTATGATTATAGGAGGGATGTATGACATCAACGATGGAAGTGTAACTTTTTATGAGAATTAG